In Vanessa cardui chromosome 8, ilVanCard2.1, whole genome shotgun sequence, the following are encoded in one genomic region:
- the LOC124531827 gene encoding 39S ribosomal protein L46, mitochondrial, with product MFLRKLFLSEICLSHRILVRDKSSWDIVAGVCVERLPVVTPPLNDIQKKFKNMLGNIEVEKSLKSNHEIRKENDKVQAELLKNESADVDLDIVSKITAQDFEDASKEEFDSFKFANIETEADKKGDKSTHDRFLQRHLVLVTQVKLGKEIKTILPHGVWAEGETLRQTAERTLLEHCGSGIKVKFLSNAPSGFYKYKYPSEVNGKIGAKVFFYYANYESGETDKKSKPNWLTRNELAEILPEKYNKSIQSFLIEETY from the exons atgtttttaagaaaattatttctttCGGAAATATGTTTAAGTCATAGAATATTGGTTCGAG ATAAATCGTCTTGGGACATAGTAGCAGGAGTATGTGTCGAAAGGCTACCAGTAGTTACGCCACCACTCAACGATATTCAAAAAAAGTTCAAAAACATGCTGGGGAATATCGAAGTAGAAAAAAGTCTTAAATCAAATCATGAAATTAGAAAAGAGAATGataa agtacaAGCAGAACTTCTTAAAAATGAATCGGCAGATGTTGATTTGGATATTGTCAGTAAAATAACAGCTCAGGATTTTGAAGATGCATCTAAGGAAGAATTTGATAGTTTTAAATTTGCCAATATTGAAACAG AAGCAGATAAAAAAGGTGATAAAAGTACTCATGATAGATTTCTTCAAAGGCATCTGGTGCTTGTAACTCAAGTGAAATTAGGAAAGGAGATCAAAACTATTCTTCCTCACGGAGTATGGGCAGAAGGAGAGACTTTAAGACag ACAGCTGAACGAACACTTTTAGAACACTGTGGTTCtggtattaaagtaaaatttctaTCAAATGCTCCAAgtggtttttataaatataaatatccttCGGAAGTTAATGGCAAAATTGGTGCCAAg GTATTTTTCTACTATGCAAATTATGAATCTGGTGAAACTGATAAGAAGTCAAAACCCAATTGGCTAACAAGGAATGAGTTAGCTGAAATATTA
- the LOC124532010 gene encoding 60S ribosomal protein L9, translating into MKQIVANQKVKIPEGLTVHVKSRLVTVKGPRGVLKRNFKHLAVDIRMVNPRLLKVEKWFGSKKELAAVRTVCSHVENMIKGVTKGFQYKMRAVYAHFPINCVTTENNSVIEIRNFLGEKYIRRVKMAPGVTVVNSPKQKDELIIEGNSLEDVSSSAALIQQSTTVKNKDIRKFLDGLYVSEKTTVVMDEI; encoded by the exons ATGAAGCAAATCGTTGCTAATCAAAAAGTGAAAATCCCTGAGGGGTTGACTGTTCATGTGAAATCAAGACTAGTGACAGTGAAAGGTCCCCGAGGAGTGCTGAAAAGAAACTTTAAACATTTAGCTGTGGACATTCGCATGGTGAACCCTCGGTTATTGAAAGTGGAAAAATGGTTCGGATCCAAGAAGGAACTTGCTGCTGTAAGAACAGTATGTTCCCACGTTGAGAACATGATTAAAG GTGTCACTAAGGGATTCCAATACAAAATGCGTGCTGTATATGCCCATTTCCCCATCAACTGTGTCACCACTGAAAACAATTCAGTTATCGAAATCCGTAACTTCCTTGGAGAGAAGTACATCAGAAGGGTAAAGATGGCCCCAGGTGTGACTGTTGTCAACTCCCCGAAACAGAAAGATGAACTTATCATTGAAGGTAACTCACTCGAAGATGTTTCTAGTTCAGCAGCACTCATTCAACAATCCACAACTGTCAAAAATAAGGACATCAGAAAGTTCTTGGACGGTCTATATGTGTCCGAGAAGACAACTGTTGTAATGGATGAGATATAA